The proteins below come from a single Campylobacter sp. CCUG 57310 genomic window:
- the purL gene encoding phosphoribosylformylglycinamidine synthase subunit PurL, which produces MDKATIKAHKISDGEYENILKILGREPNLLELGIFSAMWSEHCSYKSSKKYLSGFPTKAPWVLQGPGENAGVIDVGDGIAAVFKMESHNHPSFIEPYQGAATGVGGILRDVFTMGARVVANMNSLRFGQINGSSSIARHQRYLVKGTVAGISHYGNCMGIPTVGGEVSFDESFNGNILVNAFALGLCKSDEIFYGKAEGIGNLVIYVGSKTGRDGLGGAVMASDSFNDENKSLRPTVQVGDPFAEKLLLEACLELFKQDYIIGIQDMGAAGLTSSSFEMAGRSGSGMKMYLDRVPMRESGMTPYELMLSESQERMLICAKKGYEQKVVEIFKKWDLDAEIIGEVTDTGKMQLYWHGELAGEIPIDPVAQAAPVLDRPTKKPAYLDEIKDINLDKFEKVDNKTAFGKLLRDPHILNKSLIYDQYDANIQTNTIKQPGNLGASVIRVRQSGKAIAMGMECSPRHNYVDPKIGSAMAVALSGRKVAMSGAMPLAITDCLNYGNPENPEVMWQFAQGCEGIKEACRELMTPVVSGNVSLYNDTDGVSVYPTPAIVSVGVNESAHKNLPSVFVKEGTPIYLIGETTGEFAASLYMKNLYNSVSGELKEIDYKKERALWDLVIEANKEGILEFANSVGTGGVAMTLAKMACMSEIGARCECKFSDSRWIFDESFSRAVVGVKDEAKFSELASKFGLKVNKIGLTGGSKFEIDGVSENLKDISEVYFNEFARVIKQED; this is translated from the coding sequence ATGGATAAGGCTACGATAAAAGCGCATAAAATTAGCGACGGCGAGTATGAAAATATTCTTAAAATTTTAGGGCGTGAGCCGAATTTGCTTGAGCTTGGGATATTTTCTGCTATGTGGAGCGAGCATTGCAGCTACAAATCAAGCAAAAAATACCTAAGCGGTTTTCCGACCAAAGCTCCTTGGGTATTACAAGGTCCCGGCGAAAACGCAGGCGTTATAGATGTGGGCGATGGAATTGCTGCCGTATTTAAGATGGAGAGTCATAACCATCCAAGCTTTATCGAGCCTTATCAGGGTGCAGCCACTGGCGTGGGCGGAATTTTGCGCGATGTATTTACCATGGGCGCAAGAGTCGTGGCGAACATGAACTCGCTTAGGTTCGGTCAGATTAACGGAAGCTCAAGTATAGCACGCCACCAAAGATATCTTGTCAAAGGCACAGTAGCGGGAATTTCTCACTATGGCAACTGCATGGGCATTCCGACTGTAGGCGGAGAGGTGAGCTTTGATGAAAGCTTTAACGGAAATATTTTAGTAAATGCCTTTGCTTTAGGGCTTTGCAAGAGTGATGAAATTTTCTACGGCAAGGCAGAGGGTATAGGAAATCTCGTCATATACGTAGGCAGTAAAACAGGCAGAGACGGACTTGGCGGAGCAGTTATGGCAAGCGATAGCTTTAACGATGAAAATAAATCACTTCGTCCGACCGTTCAGGTGGGCGATCCGTTTGCCGAAAAGCTTCTACTTGAAGCGTGTCTGGAACTATTTAAGCAAGATTATATCATAGGCATTCAGGATATGGGCGCAGCAGGCCTTACTTCAAGTAGCTTTGAGATGGCCGGGCGAAGCGGAAGCGGTATGAAGATGTATCTTGACCGCGTTCCGATGAGAGAAAGCGGTATGACGCCTTATGAGCTTATGCTTAGCGAAAGCCAAGAAAGAATGCTGATATGTGCCAAAAAAGGCTACGAGCAAAAGGTTGTAGAGATATTTAAGAAGTGGGACTTGGACGCTGAGATCATAGGAGAGGTAACCGATACCGGCAAGATGCAGCTTTACTGGCATGGCGAGCTTGCAGGCGAAATTCCGATAGATCCTGTTGCTCAGGCTGCTCCAGTGCTTGATCGTCCTACGAAAAAGCCGGCTTATCTTGACGAGATAAAAGATATAAATTTGGATAAATTTGAAAAAGTTGATAACAAAACTGCTTTTGGTAAGCTTCTTCGCGATCCGCATATCTTAAATAAATCTTTGATTTATGATCAATACGATGCAAATATCCAGACAAATACGATCAAGCAGCCAGGAAATTTAGGCGCAAGCGTGATTCGAGTAAGGCAGAGCGGCAAAGCTATAGCTATGGGCATGGAGTGCTCTCCTCGCCACAACTACGTAGATCCAAAGATAGGCTCTGCTATGGCGGTTGCATTAAGCGGACGAAAGGTCGCTATGAGTGGCGCTATGCCGCTTGCTATAACCGACTGCTTAAACTACGGAAATCCTGAAAATCCCGAAGTTATGTGGCAGTTTGCGCAGGGTTGCGAGGGCATAAAAGAGGCGTGCCGAGAGTTAATGACTCCCGTTGTAAGCGGAAATGTGAGCCTTTATAACGACACGGACGGCGTAAGCGTATATCCGACACCTGCTATCGTAAGCGTAGGCGTAAATGAAAGCGCTCATAAAAATTTACCGAGCGTCTTTGTAAAAGAGGGTACACCGATATATCTGATAGGCGAAACGACAGGCGAATTTGCCGCAAGCCTTTATATGAAAAATTTATACAACTCGGTTAGTGGCGAACTAAAAGAGATTGATTATAAAAAAGAAAGAGCGCTTTGGGATCTTGTGATCGAGGCAAACAAAGAAGGAATTTTGGAATTTGCAAACTCAGTTGGCACGGGCGGAGTAGCTATGACGCTAGCTAAAATGGCTTGCATGAGCGAGATAGGTGCAAGATGTGAGTGTAAATTTAGCGATAGCAGATGGATATTTGACGAGAGCTTTTCGCGAGCTGTTGTGGGCGTAAAAGATGAGGCAAAATTTAGTGAATTAGCAAGCAAATTTGGGCTTAAGGTAAACAAAATAGGCCTAACGGGCGGAAGCAAATTTGAAATAGATGGCGTGAGCGAAAATTTAAAAGATATAAGCGAGGTTTACTTTAATGAGTTTGCTAGAGTTATTAAACAAGAAGACTGA
- a CDS encoding TerB family tellurite resistance protein: MGNLLIIIAVILLIYYLSSGFMQSPQILSGFKKQFVFEEAKYLVSLLAKVAKSDGRVNELEAQLVSEILDDIALKLGGDVRKRQELKQIYNAEKENLNNTYKIAREYYLKFNLSSDATIAKISFLLNLACIDGELSPSEREIIEQIAIGFRVHRSVLEALFAKFDGFYSQRKSEQRSYGTNSQSEKKNPYTVLNLPQNAPFGDVKKRYRELVKKYHPDILMGRGESEEIIERSTRKLQEINEAYEEIKASSANN, from the coding sequence ATGGGAAATTTGCTGATAATCATCGCCGTAATACTCTTGATATACTACCTATCTTCGGGTTTCATGCAGAGTCCGCAAATTTTATCGGGCTTTAAAAAGCAGTTTGTTTTCGAAGAGGCGAAGTATCTTGTTAGCCTACTTGCCAAGGTTGCCAAAAGCGACGGCAGAGTAAATGAGCTAGAAGCTCAGTTGGTAAGCGAGATACTTGATGATATCGCTTTAAAACTAGGCGGAGACGTAAGAAAAAGGCAAGAGCTTAAGCAAATTTACAATGCCGAAAAAGAGAATTTAAACAACACATATAAGATAGCTCGCGAGTATTATCTTAAATTTAACCTAAGCAGTGACGCCACGATAGCTAAAATTTCGTTTTTACTGAATTTGGCTTGTATAGACGGCGAGCTTTCTCCTTCAGAGCGAGAGATAATAGAGCAAATCGCTATAGGATTTAGAGTCCATAGATCTGTGTTGGAGGCTTTGTTTGCCAAATTTGACGGATTTTACAGCCAGAGAAAATCCGAGCAAAGAAGTTACGGCACAAATTCTCAAAGCGAGAAGAAAAATCCATATACAGTATTAAATTTGCCACAAAATGCACCGTTTGGCGATGTTAAAAAGCGCTACCGCGAGCTTGTGAAAAAGTATCATCCGGATATCTTGATGGGCAGGGGCGAGAGCGAGGAGATTATCGAGCGCTCA